The Huiozyma naganishii CBS 8797 chromosome 1, complete genome genome window below encodes:
- the CSN9 gene encoding Csn9p (similar to Saccharomyces cerevisiae CSN9 (YDR179C); ancestral locus Anc_8.378) encodes MWGSIDEQRLVRILEDPQKLHYKDEWIHVAAGDSRARGSRARDLLEIFTFGTVEDVPASIELSERMLHKLRKLTLLSLTELYRVIPYSFALEKCQMSDRSLMETYFIQLGSVLEFQMDPISETVTVTNFFDCRDVYDNEAELRIVRNAHYTREQLVTGLQKWKLKLENEILPSQS; translated from the coding sequence ATGTGGGGAAGCATCGACGAGCAGCGGTTGGTGAGGATTCTTGAAGACCCACAGAAATTGCACTACAAGGATGAATGGATCCACGTCGCTGCGGGGGATTCTCGAGCAAGGGGTTCTCGTGCTAGGGACCTGCTGGAGATATTCACGTTTGGCACCGTAGAGGATGTTCCCGCATCGATAGAGTTATCCGAGCGAATGCTGCACAAACTGCGGAAGCTAACACTGCTCTCACTGACGGAGTTGTACAGAGTGATACCGTACTCATTTGCCCTCGAGAAGTGCCAGATGAGTGACAGAAGTCTGATGGAGACGTATTTCATTCAGCTGGGTTCCGTGCTCGAGTTCCAAATGGACCCGATCTCGGAAACGGTCACCGTGACGAACTTCTTTGATTGTAGGGACGTATACGACAACGAGGCGGAATTGCGAATAGTGCGGAATGCACATTACACGAGAGAGCAACTTGTAACTGGATTGCAAAAATGGAAGCTGAAATTGGAGAATGAGATCCTCCCATCGCAAAGTTAA
- the SDH4 gene encoding succinate dehydrogenase membrane anchor subunit SDH4 (similar to Saccharomyces cerevisiae SDH4 (YDR178W) and YLR164W; ancestral locus Anc_8.377): MLRRGIHTSTVRAFQQSARRSLTIPFLPTLPQKPGGVIGSPNDSYVAPKTNRMEGSVHWWLEKGFAVTCVPLVTAAMLTSGPLSTVADSVLSVGLLGYCYMELHSCITDYVSARVYGKFHNYALYLLGAGSVFSLFGIYKLETENDGVTGFVKKWWRSQELKDTAVGAKLQEKVSAR; encoded by the coding sequence ATGTTGAGAAGGGGGATCCATACAAGCACCGTGCGTGCGTTCCAGCAGTCTGCTAGGCGGTCGCTGACCATTCCATTCCTGCCCACACTGCCCCAGAAACCTGGTGGTGTCATTGGTTCGCCCAATGACTCGTACGTTGCTCCAAAGACGAACAGAATGGAGGGGTCCGTCCACTGGTGGCTCGAGAAAGGGTTTGCAGTGACGTGTGTGCCCCTCGTTACCGCTGCAATGCTCACGAGTGGGCCGCTCTCGACAGTTGCGGACTCGGTTCTGTCCGTGGGGCTCTTAGGGTACTGCTACATGGAGTTGCACTCGTGTATCACTGACTACGTGTCCGCGAGGGTCTACGGGAAGTTCCACAACTACGCACTGTACTTGCTCGGTGCTGGCTCAGTGTTCTCACTGTTCGGTATATATAAACTGGAGACAGAGAACGACGGGGTGACGGGTTTCGTCAAGAAATGGTGGAGGTCCCAGGAATTGAAGGATACAGCAGTTGGGGCCAAACTGCAAGAGAAGGTCAGTGCGAGGTAA
- the NGG1 gene encoding histone acetyltransferase NGG1 (similar to Saccharomyces cerevisiae NGG1 (YDR176W); ancestral locus Anc_8.374) yields MARLSRRNRKLKETTIEPDEEYPIVGSETVRPQNTADLGTPGDVLRSILNNMNLSFETNIGMLNGDAVREIPERKTLLDLQKKLNTLNVLFNDIVQDDERLVDDIRKWKDREVAPVEEIAQQGKTDGVAVLAVEEPEVKPAVAQGGNKKTGGGGGEELVEGEAVVVAEIEHEDEKLDQESMKADGVQPQSQQVNDEDKPQDNTFKGDVDGNVDHAETGKDESVTDTNSAVVDAEDTTKTKSKEVATAAVADAQIEPETELRSDPVPEQPATPTGEAVATTGDDIKQDATELIAAPAGETQLPATSDVDVEAEPSFKEVDNESNLESHKQDKPVPIEEEHVDAEEGVEGTDHSRDAGISGVPPHKRVLEDVLNGSDIEPIVGNGLPATKKLKVGEDTKDTERDKMENDPNVKNPKSEFVMSQTLPKAARDLGLYNEEGLETTGEEYLKKKYNVASYPTNDLKHLLPGKLPDKDFSYPKPTNQIQYSTFLGFVDNFFRDFNDDDVKFLKSKYILPLSLEMNKMYDPETTPFIIPRLGPLYTETWLREDNGAQVGNTSPVPQNDPSAILPKGDSAKVDDSVLETEDVSCGPLLSRLLSAILTDNGDKSDLNDPIKEEESFAEPPSSAYSVSNEGTPSEVNTVQTSPKSDGPAAAVLFDGSGGTTSSLKRDGNWHISSINLNYPTFEERLKRELKYVGIYMNLPKDENGAPGDDPDWLHGREDDEVSAELRSLQGSLRTVTHRTKRGRTSCCLCLERYLAWQEYISILDDLDKQIDQAYIKRIRAPKKRKKHQAGAGYGGGGANGGITGSASQVAQQKAANSSLKALLDKRQRWTSKIGPMFDKPEVMKRIPRETVFKDIDQDEEEDEGDVFGQTNQNKDEDLGE; encoded by the coding sequence ATGGCGAGGTTGAGTAGGAGAAATaggaagttgaaggaaacAACGATTGAACCGGATGAGGAGTACCCCATTGTTGGTTCAGAGACGGTGAGACCGCAGAATACGGCTGATTTGGGGACACCGGGGGATGTTCTCCGGTCGATCCTGAACAATATGAACCTTAGCTTTGAGACGAACATTGGGATGCTCAATGGGGACGCTGTGAGGGAGATCCCTGAACGGAAAACATTGCTTGATTtacagaagaagttgaacacgTTGAAtgttttgttcaatgaTATTGTACAAGACGATGAGAGGCTCGTCGATGACATTAGAAAATGGAAAGATCGTGAGGTTGCACCGGTGGAAGAGATAGCACAGCAGGGGAAGACAGATGGCGTTGCCGTATTAGCCGTTGAAGAACCGGAAGTAAAACCTGCGGTTGCACAGGGaggaaacaagaaaactggaggaggaggaggagaagaactaGTCGAGGGAGAGGCTGTAGTGGTGGCTGAAATCGAGCACGAGGACGAGAAACTGGATCAAGAGAGTATGAAGGCTGATGGAGTACAGCCACAATCGCAACAGGTTaacgacgaggacaagcCACAAGATAACACTTTTAAAGGGGACGTGGACGGGAACGTCGATCACGCTGAAACCGGAAAAGATGAGTCGGTAACGGATACAAACAGTGCTGTGGTTGATGCGGAAGATACAACAAAGACAAAATCGAAAGAGGTTGCTACTGCTGCAGTGGCTGATGCACAGATAGAACCAGAAACAGAACTTCGAAGTGATCCTGTCCCAGAACAGCCGGCAACCCCGACTGGCGAAGCGGTCGCAACTACCGGGGATGACATAAAACAGGATGCAACAGAATTGATTGCTGCCCCCGCAGGAGAAACGCAATTGCCAGCAACCAGCGACGTTGACGTCGAGGCCGAACCTagtttcaaagaggtcGACAACGAGTCCAATCTTGAATCTCACAAGCAGGATAAGCCTGTGCcaatcgaagaagaacatgTTGATGCTGAAGAAGGTGTTGAGGGGACGGACCACTCAAGGGACGCTGGTATCTCAGGCGTGCCTCCCCATAAGAGAGTACTGGAAGATGTACTAAATGGTTCAGATATTGAGCCTATTGTAGGGAATGGGTTACCAGCGACTAAGAAACTGAAAGTGGGGGAGGATACAAAGGACACGGAGAGGGATAAAATGGAGAATGATCCAAACGTCAAGAATCCCAAATCGGAATTTGTCATGTCGCAGACTCTACCGAAGGCCGCACGCGACCTCGGGTTGTATAACGAAGAAGGATTGGAGACGACGGGGGAGgaatacttgaagaaaaagtaCAACGTGGCAAGTTACCCAACAAACGACCTGAAACATTTGCTCCCCGGTAAGTTGCCCGATAAAGATTTCTCGTACCCAAAGCCAACAAACCAAATCCAATACAGCACTTTTTTAGGTTTCGTGGACAATTTCTTCAGGGacttcaacgacgacgacgtgaagtttttgaagtccAAGTACATCTTACCGCTGTCTTTGGAAATGAACAAGATGTATGATCCAGAGACGACTCCGTTTATAATCCCCAGATTGGGTCCCCTCTACACGGAAACGTGGCTTCGAGAGGATAACGGCGCACAAGTGGGGAACACATCTCCTGTGCCACAGAACGACCCATCGGCGATACTACCGAAGGGTGACTCCGCAAAGGTCGACGACTCAGTCTTGGAGACAGAAGACGTCTCCTGTGGACCGTTGCTGTCGAGATTGCTTTCCGCGATTTTGACGGACAACGGGGACAAATCTGACTTGAACGATCCCATtaaggaggaggagagtTTTGCAGAGCCGCCAAGCAGCGCGTACTCTGTGAGCAACGAGGGCACCCCCTCAGAGGTCAACACGGTCCAGACGTCTCCCAAGAGCGACGGCCCCGCTGCTGCAGTTCTATTTGACGGCAGCGGCGGCACCACTAGCTCTTTAAAGCGGGACGGTAACTGGCACATCAGCAGCATCAACCTTAACTACCCGACGTTCGAGGAGAGGCTGAAGCGTGAGCTGAAATACGTTGGGATATACATGAACCTGCCCAAGGACGAGAACGGTGCACCCGGTGACGACCCAGACTGGCTGCACGGGAGggaggacgacgaggtGAGCGCGGAGCTGAGATCGTTGCAGGGCTCGCTGAGGACGGTGACCCACCGCAccaaaagaggaagaacatCCTGTTGCCTGTGTTTGGAGCGGTACCTCGCGTGGCAAGAGTATATCTCTATCCTGGATGACCTCGACAAGCAAATCGACCAGGCATACATCAAGCGGATCCGGGCacccaagaagagaaagaagcATCAAGCCGGGGCTGGATACGGCGGTGGCGGCGCGAACGGTGGGATCACGGGTTCTGCCTCGCAAGTCGCGCAGCAGAAGGCTGCAAATTCGAGCCTGAAGGCACTCCTGGATAAGAGACAGCGGTGGACCAGCAAGATCGGCCCGATGTTCGACAAGCCGGAGGTCATGAAGCGGATCCCGCGGGAGACCGTCTTCAAGGACATAGATCaagacgaggaagaggacgagggGGACGTCTTTGGTCAGACAAACCAGAACAAGGACGAGGATTTGGGGGAGTGA
- the SCC2 gene encoding cohesin-loading factor complex subunit SCC2 (similar to Saccharomyces cerevisiae SCC2 (YDR180W); ancestral locus Anc_8.381): MSNYPGEHDNIPKRILDSLQGQPLNHLVPKCGLTSLLSSSVSLSLVTPNTSLALDPENNLNKSPKKLDDHHLRSFYASDSHDLDDHLQLSFKRPKNLGSRADNDDFADKIQEKLSPLAKRCINIADPSVKSSHIITELRETRHQRKRKMEEMSNTSLDLSNSTNETHKVTKVSTGVQMSQLTLGKQYLNDLDTILRELSEQDQDNIEHWYTVEQRQIVSVTEAVLQRLQITIKNILSIAAIWKEVPLSHLTRILDLMAENIVLSKQYIDNISDFEMLKRIAHASVFIIFSVFLLNRDSKEIYLERYILEPFTFLTEFFEDMKTSDPSPEMMKTDMQLLHHSIQLFPAYIRHQPYLDVRLLTKLIYLFTDIIMSSNIDISMDPTLHHTWENIKAISSDVLISIFDKIPAQRMFIIDEMLANIDKLPTRRLQKKLQKVSNDIYATHFTTTLILMLEHINCYSELAKVGDPNRTVLGSIRAEQIKQKEEVQSFLEHINNTLFGRFLENTTQYRHMLENYIQDLIGLVVLPTWPLSVGLLTSLWKKLFSILSPQSAKPAAVEAICLQLLGSIGAVIFEIKSQTRPNEDNNLIKLCNYPDFIPQFMESFERCVSFTITNMPVQEVTKYLRSAEFFYLSELQNAISDSDEKDDIISRSMDSFFAKIDMTGSITLENLKLQDITQDYYSILHSSELISFYEPFLNLVLSVLQKNKIKLRSTAIKCLSMLASKNESVLSSPLVKLTIVEQLGNSSAASVKDAILDLVSIGSSYIMYYKEINVNYDDDSLLVRRHILKINEMIYDETDDRSIKSFVASRILLKNEDEEDAIIDSSRQALSKRWIFALSDETSVGAKKQTMARNIIKIMSDVILMDGKCNEVFQWYLNFYLLNKDLHIDADYKTITENLNFLTDELVQIIIEVQSNDSSSKNLMQERHHYLTLLTIFADSVLSFISKDHISGLYPYMVSDDKSDLQYYILHVFNKTLQKVSNFKPNFLYDVETTLLSRLPKMNARELDEAIPLAWSVASQKKDKVRIAKACSSCLLHLNPYLAKATKECESFKTDSKLQRLIYLASGFARFCNFDSNIDNLTFIHDGESLHEYVAKCLLVLSRTNIAHVIRRISIKNLTKLCGNHPKLFNSKHILKLLDEEFEGSHLDIKLVILESLYDFFMVEEQKSVRQTGIGASISSSSKLKKKILKYKKSDSINDGICSALVTRFLNHILNICRLPDFKSSLIGIRLMNLILKCNYVNPSHCIPTVIALLSSPEHYIRNIAKGTLDELAEKHETLVLNGVSKGIQMAIEYTKGLDAMTYYRNDFFLQSLQDVIATDKKRSASFFRYLDKIITGLMTNVIEVESSSKQLVSILFISSNLVNVSFNSQYEFFRLTKTIDFTAEQLRDSILDVLRETDEARWYLDNLRKAIVIQQVIEKLESYLLAVFGFRNENVHSNMAENAELKGKAMPMKKNIKAQFVQIIAEIISAANQSSIFNDYLKRQQYVD, encoded by the coding sequence ATGTCCAATTACCCAGGTGAACACGATAACATACCCAAGAGGATATTGGACTCTCTACAAGGCCAACCACTCAACCATTTGGTTCCGAAATGCGGATTGACGTCGCTTCTGAGCTCCTCTGTGTCTCTGTCACTGGTCACACCAAATACAAGTTTGGCCTTGGATCCTGAGAACAACTTAAACAAGAGtccaaagaaactggatgaCCATCATTTGAGGAGCTTTTATGCCTCGGATTCGCATGACCTCGATGATCACCTGCAGTTATCTTTTAAGAGACCCAAAAATCTGGGATCGCGGGCGGATAATGATGACTTTGCTGATAAAATACAGGAGAAACTGTCTCCGCTGGCTAAAAGGTGTATAAACATTGCCGACCCATCGGTTAAAAGTTCACATATAATTACAGAACTTAGAGAAACGAGACATCAACGAAAGCGCAAAATGGAGGAAATGTCGAACACCAGTCTAGATTTGAGCAATAGTACCAATGAGACACATAAGGTAACCAAGGTCAGCACTGGAGTGCAAATGAGTCAACTGACACTCGGGAAACAGTATCTAAATGATCTCGATACAATACTGCGAGAGCTTTCTGAGCAAGACCAAGACAACATAGAGCATTGGTATACGGTAGAACAAAGACAAATAGTGTCCGTTACTGAGGCAGTCCTACAAAGGTTACAGATAACGATCAAAAATATTCTGAGCATAGCAGCGATTTGGAAGGAGGTTCCACTATCCCATCTTACGCGTATCCTAGATTTAATGGCTGAAAACATCGTTCTCTCCAAGCAGTACATCGACAATATCTCCGATTTCgaaatgttgaaaagaattgCTCACGCGTCAGTTTTCATTATATTCTCAGTTTTCTTGCTTAATCGAGACTCCAAGGAAATCTACTTAGAACGGTACATCTTGGAGCCATTCACTTTTCTGACAgagttttttgaagatatgAAAACTTCAGACCCATCTCCAGAGATGATGAAAACTGATATGCAGCTGCTACATCATTCTATTCAATTATTCCCAGCTTATATTCGTCACCAACCCTATCTGGATGTAAGGCTTTTGACCAAATTGATATACTTATTCACTGATATCATTATGAGTAGTAACATTGACATATCCATGGACCCAACATTGCATCATACATGGGAAAATATAAAGGCTATCAGTTCGGATGTCCTCATTTCtatttttgataaaattCCAGCACAGCGAATGTTCATCATCGACGAAATGCTAGCTAACATAGACAAATTACCCACAAGAAGATTACAAAAGAAATTACAAAAAGTGAGCAATGACATATATGCAACACACTTTACAACGACCCTGATTTTAATGCTGGAACATATAAATTGCTATTCGGAACTTGCAAAAGTAGGTGATCCCAACAGAACTGTTCTTGGTAGCATAAGGGCAGaacaaataaaacaaaaggaAGAGGTACAAAGCTTCCTCGAGCACATCAACAATACTCTTTTTGGCCGCTTCTTAGAGAATACAACCCAGTATCGACATATGCTAGAGAACTACATCCAAGATCTTATTGGTTTAGTTGTATTACCCACATGGCCGTTAAGTGTTGGTCTGTTAACGTCGTTGTGGAAGAAATTGTTTTCAATCTTAAGTCCTCAAAGTGCGAAGCCGGCTGCCGTTGAAGCAATTTGTTTACAGCTGTTAGGATCCATCGGGGCTGTGATCTTTGAGATTAAATCTCAGACAAGACCGAACGAGGATAACAACTTGATAAAATTGTGCAACTACCCTGATTTCATCCCCCAATTTATGGAATCGTTTGAAAGGTGCGTTTCATTTACCATTACTAATATGcctgttcaagaagtcaCAAAATACCTCAGATCAGCTGAGTTCTTTTACTTGTCTGAACTACAGAATGCTATAAGCGATTCGGACGAGAAGGATGACATCATTTCAAGGTCTATGGATAGTTTTTTTGCAAAGATCGACATGACCGGTAGCATAACCCTTGAAAACCTGAAACTACAGGACATAACACAAGATTACTATTCGATTCTCCATTCATCGGAACTAATATCGTTTTACGAGCCGTTTTTAAATCTCGTTCTCTCAGTGTTgcaaaagaacaaaatcaagCTTAGATCAACAGCGATAAAGTGTCTCTCGATGTTAGCTTCCAAAAATGAAAGCGTTTTATCCAGTCCGCTTGTGAAATTGACCATTGTTGAACAATTGGGTAACTCTTCTGCCGCATCGGTCAAGGATGCCATATTGGACCTCGTGAGCATCGGTTCCTCCTACATCATGTATTACAAAGAGATTAACGTCAATTATGATGATGACAGCTTATTGGTGAGAAGACATATACTCAAGATAAACGAGATGATATATGATGAAACTGATGACAGGAGCATCAAATCATTTGTGGCCTCCCGGATATTGTTAAAAAAtgaggatgaagaagacgCCATTATTGACTCTTCTAGGCAGGCCCTTTCAAAACGGTGGATCTTCGCGCTATCAGATGAAACATCTGTAGGAGCGAAAAAGCAGACAATGGCTAGAAATATTATAAAGATAATGTCTGATGTGATACTAATGGATGGGAAATGCAACGAAGTTTTTCAGTGGTATCTGAATTTTTACCTGCTTAATAAAGACCTTCACATAGATGCTGATTATAAGACCATTACAGAAAATTTGAATTTCCTCACcgatgaacttgttcaaattATCATTGAGGTGCAATCGAATGATTCCTCAAGCAAAAATTTGATGCAAGAAAGGCACCATTACCTTACACTTTTGACAATATTTGCAGACTCAGTCCTTTCTTTTATCTCCAAGGACCACATCTCAGGCCTGTATCCATACATGGTCTCCGATGACAAGTCTGACCTACAGTACTATATCTTGCatgttttcaacaaaacgTTACAGAAGGTGTCAAATTTTAAGCCGAACTTTCTCTACGACGTGGAGACCACTTTATTGAGCAGACTTCCAAAGATGAACGCACGTGAACTGGACGAAGCCATACCGTTGGCGTGGTCTGTTGCATCTcaaaaaaaggataagGTCAGGATAGCTAAGGCATGTTCATCGTGTTTGTTGCATTTGAACCCTTACCTAGCCAAAGCAACAAAAGAGTGTGAATCTTTTAAAACAGATAGCAAACTACAGCGGCTGATATATCTTGCTAGTGGTTTTGCAAGATTTTGTAACTTTGACTCAAATATTGATAACTTGACTTTCATTCATGATGGTGAATCACTGCATGAATATGTGGCTAAGTGTTTATTAGTGCTGTCCAGGACCAATATAGCGCACGTTATTCGTAGGATATCAATAAAAAACCTAACAAAGCTGTGTGGTAACCAcccaaaactgttcaattctAAGCACATCTTAAAATTATTAGatgaagaatttgaaggCTCTCATTTGGATATCAAACTCGTCATATTGGAAAGTTTATATGATTTTTTCATGGTGGAAGAACAAAAATCTGTCCGGCAGACGGGGATCGGCGCCAGTATCTCTTCGAGTAGTAAGCTAAAaaagaagattttgaaataCAAAAAAAGTGACTCGATCAATGACGGGATCTGTTCCGCCTTAGTTACCAGATTCCTAAACCACATTTTGAACATCTGTAGGCTACCTGACTTCAAAAGTTCTCTCATAGGCATAAGGTTAATGAATTTAATACTAAAATGCAATTACGTCAACCCATCTCATTGCATCCCTACTGTGATCGCATTACTTTCATCACCAGAGCACTATATTAGGAATATTGCAAAAGGTACTTTAGATGAGCTTGCAGAAAAACATGAAACGCTGGTGTTAAACGGCGTCTCGAAGGGGATACAAATGGCTATAGAATACACAAAAGGATTGGACGCTATGACATATTACCGAAACGATTTCTTTTTGCAATCTTTACAAGATGTAATTGCCACggacaaaaaaagaagcgCCAGTTTTTTCCGCTATCTGGACAAAATTATCACGGGTCTTATGACTAACGTTATTGAAGTTGAGTCGAGCTCAAAACAGTTGGTTTCGATCTTGTTCATTTCCAGTAATCTCGTTAATGTGTCTTTCAACTCGCAATACGAGTTTTTCAGGTTGACAAAAACGATTGATTTTACCGCGGAGCAACTTCGCGACTCAATTTTGGATGTGCTAAGAGAAACAGATGAAGCACGATGGTACTTGGACAACCTAAGAAAAGCGATCGTTATACAGCAGGTTATTGAGAAATTGGAATCTTATCTACTCGCCGTCTTTGGTTTTAGAAATGAAAACGTACACTCCAACATGGCGGAGAACGCAGAGCTAAAAGGCAAGGCAATGCccatgaaaaaaaatatcaaagCTCAATTCGTTCAAATTATAGCAGAAATAATATCAGCTGCTAATCAGTCATCCATTTTTAATGACTATTTGAAGAGACAGCAATATGTTGATTGA
- the UBC1 gene encoding E2 ubiquitin-conjugating protein UBC1 (similar to Saccharomyces cerevisiae UBC1 (YDR177W); ancestral locus Anc_8.375), with product MSRAKRIMKEMQAVKDDPEAHITLEFVNESDIHHLKGTFQGPPETPYDRGQFVVDIEVPMEYPFKPPKMKFDTKVYHPNVSSVTGAICLDILKNAWSPVITLKSALISLQALLQSPEPNDPQDAEVAQHYLKDRESFNKTAALWTKLYASSGVAANGSVEESELYGIDADIVQEFESQGFAKDKIIEVLRRLGIKKLDPNDNNSVNRVLEELLK from the coding sequence ATGTCGAGGGCGAAGAGAATCATGAAGGAGATGCAGGCGGTGAAGGATGATCCCGAGGCGCACATCACGTTGGAGTTTGTGAACGAGTCAGACATACACCACTTGAAGGGCACATTCCAGGGCCCGCCCGAGACACCATACGATAGGGGCCAGTTTGTAGTGGACATCGAGGTCCCCATGGAGTACCCGTTCAAGCCACCGAAGATGAAGTTCGACACGAAGGTGTACCACCCAAACGTGTCCTCTGTGACTGGGGCGATCTGTCTTGacatcttgaagaacgcGTGGTCGCCCGTGATCACTTTGAAGTCTGCACTGATATCGCTGCAGGCGCTACTGCAGTCCCCGGAGCCCAACGACCCGCAGGACGCAGAGGTGGCACAGCACTACTTGAAGGACCGggagtccttcaacaagacaGCCGCGCTGTGGACAAAACTGTACGCCTCCTCCGGGGTCGCCGCGAACGGCAGCGTGGAGGAATCCGAACTGTACGGCATCGACGCAGACATCGTGCAAGAGTTCGAGAGCCAAGGGTTTGCCAAGGACAAGATCATCGAGGTGTTGCGCAGACTCGGGATCAAGAAACTAGACCCgaacgacaacaacagcgtCAACCGTGTCCTCGAGGAGTTGCTGAAGTAA
- the NVJ3 gene encoding Nvj3p (similar to Saccharomyces cerevisiae YDR179W-A; ancestral locus Anc_8.379): MSSILYNTNSSLIQKFQRNESLATSSQSVRRLQREVDPVRHNVEPLGVDQPFQSESPRDSPEYLGELCCSVYPRSLHCRIEGLELGGTLEAHALIALILKSFVFSWYGTKIPTHNDEFHVLLFDLFDTFTQFIAEGQETVPWEQLIFDDFPLILSQHIDTLRRLRTLYPHSAQEHAKLYKQTCFIEDGRYPRIFVELLKGSLRGHKSQLQESFLDSLCTNVIFGRVFDSISESYYVVRLMTKVSDLLLAKKTKDTSKVRYGSVVFLLRMYRSAKVLVSSILLHAREKRAISTPTPIQDRYFSTLLLEDILILPVKAPLLYFLLKCVHRAVARVHLLKSLVSSVAYKYIHRRLLTRHVVATGINKIRELLFPNDNEMGPRTVIPTGDEFEVIKQVCADKMWNVLQLYHISGPCGITRVDVTTFVEMVCQEDKSCNKILIFRLLDCTLAYILDNPTD; the protein is encoded by the coding sequence ATGTCGTCTATCCTTTATAACACAAACTCGAGTCTTATCCAAAAGTTCCAAAGAAATGAGTCCCTGGCTACATCTTCGCAGTCCGTGAGGAGATTGCAGCGGGAGGTTGACCCAGTAAGGCACAATGTTGAGCCATTGGGGGTAGACCAGCCATTCCAAAGCGAATCCCCCAGGGACTCCCCAGAATACCTCGGGGAACTGTGTTGCTCCGTTTACCCACGGTCGTTACATTGTAGAATTGAAGGGCTGGAACTGGGCGGGACTCTTGAGGCACACGCGTTGATAGCtttgatcttgaagagtTTTGTGTTCAGTTGGTACGGGACCAAGATACCCACCCACAACGACGAATTCCATGTGTTGCTCTTCGACCTATTTGACACATTCACGCAGTTTATTGCAGAAGGGCAGGAGACGGTTCCCTGGGAGCAATTGATATTTGACGATTTCCCGCTGATCCTGTCGCAGCACATTGACACCTTGCGGAGACTGCGGACGTTGTATCCACACTCGGCACAGGAGCATGCAAAGTTGTACAAACAGACCTGCTTTATCGAGGACGGGAGGTACCCTCGCATATTTGTGGAACTTCTGAAGGGCTCCCTAAGGGGCCACAAATCGCAACTCCAGGAATCGTTCCTGGACTCCCTGTGCACAAACGTCATATTTGGGAGAGTGTTCGACAGTATATCTGAGTCCTACTATGTTGTTCGTCTAATGACAAAAGTGTCAGACCTGTTGCTGGCAAAGAAGACGAAGGATACTAGCAAGGTCAGGTATGGCTCTGTCGTGTTTTTATTGAGAATGTACAGATCCGCAAAGGTGCTCGTCAGTTCCATATTGCTTCATGCTAGGgagaaacgagctataTCGACCCCCACCCCGATCCAAGACCGGTATTTTTCCACGTTGCTGCTCGAGGATATCTTGATCTTACCGGTGAAGGCACCACTTCTCTATTTTCTTCTCAAGTGTGTCCACAGGGCAGTCGCGAGAGTACACCTTCTGAAATCATTGGTAAGCTCAGTGGCCTACAAGTACATTCACCGAAGGTTGCTTACACGCCATGTGGTGGCCACTGGAATAAACAAGATCAGGGAACTGCTATTTCCGAACGATAATGAAATGGGCCCCAGAACTGTTATACCGACAGGTGACGAATTTGAAGTGATCAAACAGGTGTGTGCAGATAAGATGTGGAACGTCCTACAGTTGTACCATATTAGCGGGCCATGCGGGATTACCAGGGTGGATGTGACAACATTTGTGGAAATGGTGTGTCAGGAGGACAAAAGTTGTAACAAAATCTTGATCTTCAGGCTGTTAGACTGCACGTTGGCATACATTCTGGACAACCCAACGGACTGA